Proteins encoded in a region of the Polycladomyces subterraneus genome:
- a CDS encoding carbohydrate ABC transporter permease: MKIGKRMELSERSIGYLFVLPTLIIILLIAIWPVIRSFWISLHDVRLNNPAKTEIHDQYGIDMEGYLNNAPFLISALDSEIQHAKTQKDRLQAIRDEVQKLSDLLNQEKGVKKRYDQVNDLLTNYQPIPPDLKYANIENETAQKVKQSLSHIRTELEGLKKKGVLQKPRDVIGLVEGFQSALITPNYVGFQYYRQFAQDPRLWASLENTLVFTVISVALELVFGLWIAMLLNKQFIGRGWVRASVLIPWAIPTVISALMWKFLFDGQNGIVAKLFEVLHIVPNMGELLTSKWGSMFAIIVADVWKTTPFMALLLLAGLQTIPQSLYEAAEVDGASKFQQFVKITLPLLKPTILVALLFRTLDAFRIFDLVFVLTGGGPGNATETISIYAYKTMFAQMNFGAGSALSVIVFLCVAVISMIFVKVLGTDLVPSGRSK, encoded by the coding sequence ATGAAAATCGGTAAGCGTATGGAGTTGTCGGAAAGGTCGATAGGCTATCTGTTCGTGTTGCCTACGCTGATCATCATTCTGTTGATCGCGATCTGGCCGGTGATCCGTTCTTTTTGGATCAGCTTACACGATGTGCGGTTGAACAACCCGGCCAAAACCGAGATACATGACCAATACGGAATCGATATGGAAGGGTATCTCAATAACGCTCCGTTTTTGATCAGTGCACTGGATTCCGAAATTCAGCACGCCAAAACACAAAAAGACCGTCTCCAGGCCATACGGGACGAAGTGCAAAAACTGAGCGATCTTCTCAACCAGGAAAAAGGGGTAAAAAAGCGCTACGATCAAGTGAATGATTTGCTCACGAACTACCAACCGATTCCGCCCGACTTGAAATACGCCAACATCGAAAACGAGACAGCACAAAAGGTGAAACAGTCGCTTTCGCACATTCGCACTGAACTGGAAGGTCTGAAAAAAAAGGGAGTACTCCAGAAACCGAGAGACGTCATCGGTTTGGTGGAAGGGTTTCAATCCGCGTTGATTACGCCCAACTATGTCGGATTCCAATACTATCGGCAATTTGCTCAAGATCCGCGGTTGTGGGCGTCGTTGGAGAACACACTGGTGTTCACCGTTATTTCCGTCGCTCTGGAGTTGGTGTTCGGCTTATGGATTGCGATGTTGTTGAACAAGCAATTCATTGGACGGGGATGGGTACGTGCTTCCGTGCTGATTCCATGGGCCATTCCCACCGTCATTTCAGCTTTGATGTGGAAGTTTTTGTTTGACGGTCAAAACGGGATTGTCGCCAAACTGTTTGAGGTGCTCCATATCGTGCCAAATATGGGTGAGCTGCTGACATCGAAATGGGGGTCGATGTTTGCCATTATCGTCGCCGACGTATGGAAAACCACCCCGTTCATGGCCTTGCTGTTGCTGGCCGGTTTGCAAACCATTCCGCAATCGTTGTATGAAGCGGCGGAAGTGGACGGGGCCAGCAAGTTCCAACAGTTTGTGAAGATCACGCTCCCGCTGTTGAAGCCGACCATTCTCGTCGCGTTGTTGTTCCGGACATTGGATGCATTCCGGATCTTCGACCTAGTGTTTGTCCTGACGGGAGGGGGACCCGGTAACGCGACGGAAACGATCTCGATCTACGCCTACAAAACGATGTTCGCCCAGATGAACTTCGGGGCGGGTTCGGCGTTGTCCGTGATCGTTTTCCTGTGTGTGGCCGTCATCAGCATGATCTTCGTCAAAGTGTTGGGAACAGACTTGGTCCCCAGCGGCCGGAGTAAATAA
- a CDS encoding ABC transporter substrate-binding protein, translating into MKQWKKWVSAGLALTMAVSLAACSPGGSDADSGSGGKVKIVYARGKDVTQATKKLVAAFEKTHPNIDVVVREMPADTGQSHDQYVTMLSSKSSEIDVFDLDVIWPSEFAQAGYLLPLDRFIQKDRIDMSKYVPGAVEAGKFEGKQWVMPKFIDAGLLYYRKDLIKQPPKTWDELIQMAKQTKGKGGTKFGYLMQAKQYEGLVCNFLEFISAYGGKILDDQGHVVINSPQTIKGLKKMIEIARSDFVPSNITTFTELESHTAFLEGQSAMIRNWPYMYALVQDPAQSKVKDKVGVAPLPAGDHGSAATLGGWMTGINRYSKHPKEAWELVKFMTGLEGQKITAQYGGSAPTYLPAYNDPAVKNANPLFAQKDFVKGVSKAVPRPVSPDYPKISDIIQIEVSKAIVGKQTAEQAVKNMEQKLKQVVKQ; encoded by the coding sequence ATGAAACAGTGGAAAAAATGGGTGAGCGCAGGTCTCGCGTTGACGATGGCTGTATCACTGGCCGCTTGCAGTCCGGGTGGCTCCGATGCGGACAGCGGTAGCGGAGGCAAAGTGAAGATCGTCTATGCCCGGGGAAAAGATGTCACACAGGCAACGAAAAAACTGGTCGCAGCATTTGAAAAAACACACCCCAACATTGACGTCGTCGTGCGGGAGATGCCGGCTGATACGGGTCAGAGCCATGACCAGTACGTAACGATGCTCTCCAGCAAATCGTCTGAAATCGATGTGTTCGACCTGGACGTGATTTGGCCTTCGGAGTTTGCTCAGGCTGGCTATCTCTTGCCGTTGGACCGGTTTATCCAAAAAGACCGGATCGATATGAGCAAATACGTACCTGGTGCGGTCGAAGCAGGTAAGTTCGAGGGCAAGCAATGGGTGATGCCCAAATTCATCGATGCCGGTCTCTTGTATTATCGCAAAGACCTGATCAAGCAACCGCCGAAAACCTGGGACGAACTGATTCAAATGGCCAAACAGACGAAGGGAAAAGGCGGAACCAAATTCGGCTATCTGATGCAAGCGAAACAATATGAAGGTTTGGTCTGCAACTTCTTGGAGTTCATTTCCGCCTATGGCGGCAAAATCCTGGACGATCAAGGACATGTGGTGATCAACAGCCCGCAGACGATCAAAGGGTTGAAAAAAATGATCGAAATCGCCCGGTCCGACTTCGTTCCGAGCAATATTACCACTTTCACCGAGCTGGAATCCCATACCGCCTTCCTGGAAGGTCAATCGGCGATGATTCGCAACTGGCCGTATATGTACGCACTGGTGCAAGATCCGGCACAGTCCAAAGTGAAGGATAAAGTGGGTGTCGCCCCGTTGCCGGCCGGCGACCACGGTTCGGCTGCCACATTGGGCGGTTGGATGACGGGGATCAACCGATACAGCAAGCATCCGAAAGAGGCTTGGGAACTGGTGAAATTTATGACGGGCCTGGAAGGTCAAAAAATCACAGCGCAATATGGCGGATCGGCACCGACATATCTGCCGGCATACAATGATCCGGCTGTAAAAAATGCCAACCCGCTGTTCGCCCAAAAGGACTTTGTCAAAGGAGTCAGCAAAGCCGTTCCTCGACCGGTATCCCCGGATTACCCGAAAATCTCTGACATCATCCAAATTGAAGTCTCCAAAGCCATCGTGGGGAAACAAACGGCGGAACAAGCCGTGAAGAACATGGAGCAAAAACTGAAACAAGTAGTAAAGCAGTAA
- a CDS encoding Gfo/Idh/MocA family protein: protein MTQSWKIGIIGAGGISEAHLAAIQEEPRAQVLAISDVNEETAQMRADRHGIPHIYTDYREMLKRDDLDAIILCLPNFLHASVTVEALASGKHVLCEKPMALNADQAQMMMDAANQAGKVLMVGQNNRFRGESTLLKRLVDQGKLGTVYHVKTGWIRRNGIPGWGSWFTSMEKAGGGPLIDIGVHVLDLALWLIDYPRPVTVFGQTYSVFGPKKKGLFSWGTVNDQGVFDVEDLAVAMIKFENGTTLILDVSWAAHIEKDRAFVQLYGEDGGVTMDFGAGRVTLFHEEAGVPVDSVLYPERQNERLLLLQNFLDAVEGKAEPICRPEQGVYIHRILDAIYTSSRTGRPVTLDESE, encoded by the coding sequence ATGACGCAGTCATGGAAGATCGGAATCATCGGCGCAGGTGGGATTTCGGAAGCCCACCTGGCCGCCATCCAAGAGGAGCCGCGAGCGCAAGTCCTCGCCATATCGGACGTAAACGAGGAAACCGCACAGATGCGCGCCGATCGGCACGGCATCCCGCACATTTACACCGATTACCGGGAGATGCTGAAACGGGATGATCTGGATGCGATCATTCTCTGCCTTCCCAACTTTCTGCATGCCTCGGTAACGGTGGAAGCGCTGGCCTCAGGCAAACACGTTTTGTGCGAAAAACCGATGGCGCTCAACGCCGACCAGGCGCAGATGATGATGGATGCGGCCAATCAGGCGGGCAAAGTGCTGATGGTTGGACAAAACAATCGTTTCCGCGGGGAATCGACGTTGCTCAAACGACTGGTGGATCAAGGCAAGCTGGGAACTGTCTATCATGTGAAAACGGGATGGATTCGGCGAAACGGCATCCCCGGTTGGGGAAGCTGGTTTACGTCCATGGAGAAGGCGGGGGGTGGCCCCCTCATCGACATCGGGGTGCACGTGTTGGATCTGGCGCTTTGGTTGATCGACTATCCCCGGCCGGTCACCGTGTTCGGTCAGACGTACAGTGTATTCGGCCCGAAAAAGAAAGGACTTTTCAGTTGGGGAACCGTCAATGATCAGGGTGTATTCGACGTGGAGGATTTGGCGGTGGCCATGATCAAATTTGAAAACGGAACCACACTGATCTTGGACGTCAGTTGGGCCGCCCATATTGAGAAAGATCGCGCCTTCGTGCAATTGTACGGCGAGGATGGTGGCGTCACCATGGACTTTGGTGCCGGCAGAGTCACGCTTTTTCATGAGGAAGCGGGTGTACCTGTGGATTCGGTTTTGTACCCCGAACGGCAAAATGAACGATTGTTATTGTTGCAAAATTTTCTGGATGCAGTGGAAGGAAAAGCGGAACCGATTTGCCGGCCGGAACAAGGGGTTTACATTCACCGCATTTTGGATGCGATTTATACCTCTTCCCGAACGGGAAGGCCTGTCACATTGGATGAATCAGAATAG
- a CDS encoding Gfo/Idh/MocA family protein gives MTKIRVGVIGCGSIAKYRHIPEYAENPHVELVAFCDVVEERAKAFADQYGGKVYTDYRELLKDATIDAVSICTPNVEHGPMTIAAARAGKHVLCEKPMATSSEEAQTMIDAARENGVVLMIGHNQRLMPPHVKAKEILESGRLGKVLTFRTTFGHGGPEQWSAEGKGGWFFRKDRAFVGAMGDLGVHKADLIRWLLQDEIVEVGAMVDTLHKEETDVDDNAVIILRTRGGAIGTMEASWTHYPNEDNSTILHCANGTIKIGVDPVDQVIVELRDGTVERYQVGAIATNEEGGQTKSGVIDAFVHSILSGEPPLISGEEGKKSLEIILAAIRSAEEKRIVQLQPAQVG, from the coding sequence ATGACCAAGATTCGAGTGGGCGTGATCGGTTGCGGAAGCATAGCCAAGTATCGTCATATTCCGGAATACGCTGAAAATCCCCATGTGGAACTGGTTGCATTTTGTGATGTGGTAGAAGAGAGGGCGAAAGCATTCGCCGATCAATATGGCGGCAAGGTATACACCGATTATCGGGAGTTGCTGAAGGATGCTACGATCGATGCCGTCAGCATTTGCACGCCCAACGTGGAACACGGTCCGATGACGATCGCGGCGGCACGCGCGGGGAAACATGTATTGTGTGAGAAGCCGATGGCCACGTCCAGCGAGGAAGCCCAAACGATGATCGATGCAGCACGGGAAAATGGCGTGGTCCTGATGATCGGACACAATCAGCGGTTGATGCCGCCGCACGTCAAGGCGAAAGAGATTTTGGAGAGCGGCAGGTTGGGCAAAGTGCTCACATTCCGCACAACATTCGGCCACGGCGGGCCTGAACAATGGAGTGCCGAAGGAAAAGGCGGCTGGTTTTTCCGGAAAGATCGGGCGTTTGTCGGTGCGATGGGCGATTTGGGTGTCCACAAGGCCGATCTGATTCGTTGGCTCTTGCAGGATGAGATTGTGGAAGTAGGTGCGATGGTGGACACGTTGCACAAGGAAGAAACGGACGTGGACGACAACGCGGTGATCATTTTACGTACTCGTGGCGGTGCAATCGGTACGATGGAAGCAAGCTGGACACATTATCCAAACGAAGATAACAGCACCATTTTGCACTGCGCAAACGGTACCATAAAAATTGGGGTCGACCCAGTGGATCAAGTGATCGTCGAACTTCGGGACGGCACGGTCGAACGTTATCAAGTAGGCGCCATCGCGACCAACGAAGAGGGAGGACAAACCAAAAGCGGCGTGATTGACGCATTTGTCCACAGCATCCTCTCTGGTGAACCTCCTCTCATTTCGGGCGAGGAAGGGAAGAAATCGTTGGAGATCATTCTGGCGGCCATCCGTTCTGCGGAAGAAAAACGCATCGTACAACTGCAGCCAGCACAAGTTGGCTAA
- a CDS encoding sugar phosphate isomerase/epimerase family protein: MKLGVFTVLFSQMSLEEMLDYVKAAGLDAVEIGTGNYPGNAHCNPDELLEDKAKLRAFKKAISDRGLIISGLSCHGNPLTPEKAFAQQSHDTFVKTVLLAEKLEVPVVNCFSGTPGAYEGAKMPSWPVAPWPNEYREILEWQWKEKLIPYWREWGKFAEEHKVKIALELHGGFLVHTPATLLKLREAVGEVIGANLDPSHLWWQGIDPVAAVKILGKAGAIHHFHAKDTYIDPDNVNMYGLTDMQSYANMQERAWIFRTVGYGHDLKTWADILSALRMVGYDYVVSIEHEDALLSVEEGFQKAVENLKRVLPKEQLTDMWWV, from the coding sequence GTGAAACTCGGTGTGTTCACGGTCTTGTTTTCGCAGATGTCGTTGGAGGAAATGCTCGATTACGTCAAAGCAGCCGGACTGGATGCAGTGGAGATCGGGACAGGCAATTACCCGGGAAATGCGCACTGCAATCCGGATGAGCTGCTGGAAGACAAAGCAAAATTACGCGCCTTCAAGAAAGCGATTTCAGACCGTGGTCTGATTATCAGCGGGCTAAGCTGTCACGGTAATCCATTGACACCCGAGAAAGCGTTTGCACAACAATCCCATGACACGTTTGTGAAAACGGTTTTGCTGGCAGAAAAGCTGGAAGTGCCGGTCGTCAACTGTTTTTCCGGTACCCCCGGCGCTTACGAAGGAGCCAAGATGCCCAGTTGGCCCGTGGCACCCTGGCCCAATGAGTACCGTGAGATCCTGGAATGGCAGTGGAAGGAGAAGTTGATTCCTTATTGGCGAGAGTGGGGAAAATTTGCTGAAGAGCACAAGGTGAAGATTGCTTTGGAACTGCATGGCGGGTTTTTGGTCCACACCCCTGCCACATTGTTGAAACTGCGTGAAGCGGTGGGAGAGGTAATCGGGGCCAACCTGGATCCCAGCCATTTGTGGTGGCAAGGCATCGATCCGGTAGCTGCGGTGAAAATCCTGGGGAAAGCGGGCGCCATTCACCATTTCCATGCCAAAGACACCTACATCGATCCTGACAATGTCAATATGTACGGGCTTACGGACATGCAATCGTATGCCAACATGCAGGAGCGGGCCTGGATTTTCCGAACCGTCGGCTATGGTCACGATCTGAAAACCTGGGCAGACATCCTGAGCGCCTTGCGAATGGTAGGTTACGATTACGTCGTCAGTATCGAGCATGAAGATGCGCTCTTGTCAGTAGAAGAAGGCTTCCAGAAAGCAGTGGAAAACCTGAAACGGGTGTTGCCGAAGGAACAATTGACGGATATGTGGTGGGTATAA
- the trmB gene encoding tRNA (guanosine(46)-N7)-methyltransferase TrmB, translating to MRLRRKPEAKEFVRQHPRVINDPKQLRGQWRTFLQNDRPLHVELGTGKGKFLSTICSVKPNFHWIGVERVEEVLMQALKKADEQDCSNLHFLWMDIAELDEVFDRGEVARFYLHFSDPWPKKRHAKRRLTHRDFLAQYQKILGPEGELLLKTDHRSLYEFTLEELAVCGYTVLEQSEDLHRSPYSEGNIMTEYEEKFVAKGMPIYYLLARPPAKFPEEVLEKKRRRKTWHINAGQEQAEDETNRNDDVSDQ from the coding sequence ATGAGACTCAGAAGAAAACCGGAAGCAAAGGAATTTGTACGTCAACATCCACGGGTCATCAACGACCCGAAGCAACTGCGCGGACAATGGCGCACATTCCTCCAGAACGATCGCCCGCTCCATGTTGAGTTGGGCACCGGCAAAGGAAAATTTTTATCCACCATCTGCTCCGTAAAGCCCAACTTTCATTGGATCGGAGTCGAACGCGTTGAGGAGGTCCTGATGCAGGCGCTCAAAAAAGCGGATGAACAGGACTGCTCCAATCTCCATTTTCTTTGGATGGATATCGCGGAACTGGACGAGGTGTTCGACAGAGGGGAAGTGGCCCGTTTTTATCTGCATTTCAGCGATCCGTGGCCCAAAAAAAGGCATGCCAAACGTCGGCTGACGCACCGCGATTTTCTGGCCCAATACCAGAAGATCCTGGGACCGGAGGGGGAGCTGTTGCTCAAAACCGATCACCGGTCCTTGTACGAGTTTACGCTGGAGGAGCTCGCCGTATGCGGTTATACGGTGCTGGAGCAGAGTGAAGACCTGCATCGGAGCCCCTACAGCGAAGGCAACATCATGACCGAGTATGAAGAAAAGTTCGTCGCCAAGGGGATGCCGATCTACTATCTGCTCGCTCGACCGCCGGCCAAATTTCCGGAGGAAGTGCTGGAGAAGAAAAGGAGAAGAAAGACTTGGCATATCAACGCGGGGCAAGAACAAGCGGAAGATGAGACGAACCGGAATGATGATGTTTCAGATCAATAG